Below is a genomic region from Burkholderia pseudomultivorans.
GCGCTGTGCGCGATGGACGAAAGTGAATACGAGATCTACATGGTCGCCGATGCGTCGGGCGGCACGTCGAAGGACGCGCACGATTACGCGATGCAGCGCATGATCCAGGCGGGGGTCGTGCCGGTGACGTGGCAGCAGGTGCTGCTCGAATGGCAGCGCGACTGGGCGCGTCGGGAAACCTACGAGGCCGTGATGGACATCGTCCGTGAGCATTCCGGCGGATACGGGATGGGAGTCGACTATGCGGCCACGATGGTCCACAAGCAGCCTCAGCGCACGAAGCAGGCGCACACGATGCTCGCGCCCGTGCCGGCGCCGGTTTCGAACAAGTGAGGCTGGCGCGCCGGCAGGTGTGGCCGCGCCTGCCGGCGCGTTCAGAACGTTTCAGCGCGACTTCAGGATTTGACAGCACCGCCCGCGTAGACTGGCCGCATCGTTTGCCGCACGAACACGCGATGCGGCCCCCAATGGAGTAACGCCATGAATTCCGTCGCGAATCGACGCCGGTGCGCACGCGCCCAGCGGCCGAATCGTTCGTCGATACGTCGCGCCCACGCGACCGCCGCGCGCGTGCGCAGCGAACCGATCCGCGTGGAGCCCGCATGAAGCACAAACGACTCTGGTTCGGCGCGGCCGGCGTCGCGCTCGTCGGCCTGGCGATCGCGATCGGCATCATGGTTCAGCCTTCGATCGCGCCGATCGATCCGCCCGCGCGCGCGTCGTTCGATCCGCAGCTCGTTCGCGCCGGCGCGCGCGTCGTCGCGCTCGGCGACTGCGTCGTCTGCCACACCGCGAAGGACGGCCAGCCGTTCGCCGGTGGCCTGCCGCTCGTGACGCCGTTCGGCACGATCTACGCGACCAACATCACGCCGGATGCCGACACCGGCATCGGCCGCTGGTCGCGGGACGCATTCGCGCGTGCGCTGCGCAGCGGGATCGCCCGCGACGGCCATCTGCTCTACCCGGCGTTTCCGTACATTCATTTCACGCGCATGTCCGACGAGGACATCTCGGCCGCCTACGCGTACCTGATGACACGCACGCCCGTTCACGCGACCGCGCCGGCGAACGACCTGATTTTCCCGCTCAACTTCCGTCCGCCGCTCGCGTTCTGGAACCTCCTGTTCCTGCGCAAGGGCGCGTACCAGCCCGACCCGTCCCAATCCGCGCAATGGAATCGCGGCAAGGCGCTGGTCGACGGCCTCGGGCACTGCGCTTCCTGCCATTCGCCGCTGAACGCGATCGGCGGCGAACAAGCGGGCAAGGCGTTCGACGGCGGCATCGTCGACGGCTGGGAAGCACCGCCGCTCAATACGCTCGCCAGTGCACCCCGCCCGTGGACGCAGGCGCAGCTCGTCACGTACCTGCGCACCGGCCGCGCGAGCGAGCACGGCGCAGCGGCCGGCCCGATGCTGCCCGTCACGCGCGATCTCGCCACGGTGCCGGTCGAAGACGTCGAGGCGATCGCCGCGTACCTGCTGTCGATCCAGAAGCCGGGCGGCAGACGGCCGGCGGCGAGCATCGTCGAACGCAGCGCGACGTCGCCCGCTGCGCAACGCGGCGCGGTGCTGTTCCAGGCTTCGTGCGCGCAGTGCCACGGCCCCGCTGCGCCGATGCAGTCGATCGGCGAACGGCCGACGCTCGCGTTCAGCACGGCCGTCAACGCCGACACGCCGCGCAACGCGATCCAGATGATGTTCAACGGCATCGGCTGGCACGGCGAGGACACGCTGAACTACATGCCGTCCTACCTCGACCAGTACGATGACGCGCAGATCGCGGACCTCGCCGCCTACCTGCGCGCCACCTACTCCGATCGCCCCGCGTGGAGCGATATCGATTCCCTGGCCGCCAAACTCAGAAAGGAGGACGGCGCGCGATGATCACCCTCACCGTGAATGGCGTGCGGCACACGCTCGACATCGATCCGTCCACGCCGCTGCTGTACGCGCTGCGCAACGACCTGCATCTGCACGGCGCGAAGTTCGGCTGCGGCCTCGGGCAATGCGGCGCATGCACCGTGATCGTCGACGACAAGCCGATGTTCTCGTGCCTGATGCCGGTCGCCGCGCTCGGCGAGCGCCGCGTCAGGACCATCGAGAGTCTCGGCAGCGCCGAGCATCCGGGCAAGCTTCAGCAGGCGTTCATCGATCACCAGGCCGCGCAGTGCGGCTATTGCATCGCTGGCATGATCATGCGCGCGCAGGCGCTGCTCGAACGCAATCCGAAGCCGACCGAGCGCGAACTGCGCGCGCACATGGAACCGAACCTGTGCCGCTGCGGCACCCACATGCGGATCCTGGCCGCCATTCGCCAGGTCGCCGGCCTGCCGGCCCCGGAGCAGGCTGCCGCTCCCGTGATGATCAGCAAGGGAATCTGATGAACGCACCCGACGACATCGACGAAGGCCGCCGGCACTTCATGGTCTCCGGCGCGCTTTTCGTCGCGTTCAGCCTCGCGCCGACGGCGCGCGCCGCCGCCGAAGTCGTGCTCGCCGACGAAGGCGCAGCCGTGCACGTGTCCTCGGCCACCGAAACGCTGGCCGGCAGCCTGAAGACCAACCCGCTGCTCGATGCATGGATCAAGATCGCGCCCGACGGCAAGGTCACCGTGTTTACCGGCAAGGTCGAACTCGGCACCGGCGTGCGCACCGCATTGCTGCAGGTGGCGGCCGAGGAGCTGAACATGAAGCCCTCGCTGATCACGTTCCTGACCGCCGACACCGGCGCGTCGCCGGACGAAGGCCTGACGGCCGGCAGCCACACGATGGCCGACAGCGGCACCGCGCTGCTGAACGCCGCCGCACAGGTGCGCGGCCTGCTGGTCGACGGCGCGGCGAAGCAGTTCGGCGTCGACCCGCGCACGCTGACGGTCGCCGACGCGGTCATCAAGGCGCCGGACGGCCGCACGATGCGCTACGGCGACGCGATCCGCACCGTCGACCTGCATCGCAACGCGACGCCGACCTCTCCGCTGAAACGTCCGGACACGTTCGCGGTGATCGGCACGTCGCTTCCGCGCGTCGACATTCCGAACAAGGTCACGGGCGGCATCAGCTACGTGCAGGACATGGAGCTGCCCGGCATGCTGCACGCGCGCGTCGTGATGCCGCCCGTCTACGACGCGAAACTGCTGTCGTTCGACGAAGCCGCGATCCTGAAGATGCCGGGCGTCGTGCGCATCGTGCGCAACGGCAGCCTGCTCGCGGTCGTCGCGCAGGGCGAATGGCAGGCGGTGGTCGCGCAGCGCGCGCTGGCCGCCGGCAGCCGCTGGTCGCCCGGCCGGGCGCTGCCCGATCGCAAGACCGTGCATCAGGACCTGAAGCGAATCGCGACGCAGCGCATCGAGATCGCCAACACGCATGCCGACGTCGCGCCGGCGACGAAGACGCTCACCGCCACCTTCCTGAAGAACTACCTGCTGCACGGCTCGATCGGGCCGTCGTGCGCGGTCGCGCATCTCGAGCACGGCACGCTGACCGTGTGGACGCACTCGCAGGGTGTCTATCCGCTGCGCGACGCGCTCGCCGAGATGCTGTCGATGCCGAAGGCGACGGTCCGCTGCATTCACACCGAGGGCTCCGGCTGCTACGGGCACAACGGCGCGGACGACGCGGCCGCGCATGCGGCGCTGATCGCGGCCGCGATGCCCGGCAAGCCGATCCGCGTGCAATGGATGCGCGAGCAGGAACATACGTGGGACCACTTCACGCCGGCGATGGTGACCGAACTCAGTGCCTCGCTCGACGCGAACGGCCGCATCGTCGACTGGCACTACGCGCTGTGGAGCAGCTCGCACAACGAGCGCATCGTCAATGCGGGCCGGCTGCTGCCTGCGCGCATGCTGGAGCCGCCGTTCGTGTCCGCGCCGTCGACGCCGATGCTGCAGCCGGAGGGCGGCGGCGATCGCAACGCGATCCCGCTCTATGCGCTGCCGAACATGCACATCGTCAACAACTTCTCGCCGACGATGCCGCTGCAGACATCGGCGATGCGCTCGCTCGGCGCGCATACGAACATCTGGTCGATCGAAAGCTTCATGGACGAACTGGCGCACGCCGCGGGCATCGATCCCGTCGAATTCCGGCTGCGGCACATGCAGGATCATCGCGCGCGCCAGGTGATCCAGCTCGCGGCAACCAGGTTCGGCTGGCCGCGGCCGCCGCGCGAGCGCAACCGCGGCGTCGGCTTCGCGTTCGGCAAGTACAAGAACCTGATGGCCTACGTCGCGATCGCGATCGACATCTCGGTCGTGCCGGAAACGGGCCAGGTGACGCTCGAGCACGCGGAAGTCGCCGTCGATGCCGGCCAGATCGTGTCGCCGGACGGCATTCGCAACCAGATCGAAGGCGGCATCGTGCAGGCCGCCAGCTGGACGCTGTACGAGGCGCTGCAATACGACTCGCAGCGCATCCGCAGCTTCGACTGGAGCAGCTATCCGATCCTCCGTTTTGGCGCCGCGCCGCAAAGCATCAACGTGCACCTGATCAATCGTCCGGGCGCGCCGTTCCTCGGTGCGGCCGAGGCCTCCATGGGGCCGACCGCTGGCGCGCTGGCCAATGCGATCTTCGACGCCACTGGCCAGCGCATGCGGGAAATGCCGTTCGCCGGCGACGGGCTCAGGCAGCGGATCGACGCGTAGCGGCACCCCACCGACAATCGCGTCCGCAATACACAGCCGGGAGACTTCTGAACGATGGATACCTTGCTTTCGATGCGCGTGTTTACGCGCATCGTCGAGACGGGCAGCTTCACGCGCGCGTCGGACACGACCGGGCTCACGACGCCGCGCGTGTCCGCGCTGCTGAGCACGCTGGAGCAGCATCTCGGCTGCCGGCTGCTGAACCGCACCACGCGCCGGATCTCGCTGACCGAGGACGGGCAGGCCTATTACGAACGCTGCGTCGGCGTGCTGCGCGAGATCGACGACATGGAAGCGGCGGTATCGCAGGCGCGCAACGTGCCGCGCGGCCGGCTGAGAGTGAACCTGCCGCCGGCGATGGCCAAGCAGATCATGGTGCCCGCGCTGCCGGAATTCCTCGCTGCCCATCCGGGCATCTCGGTCGAACTCGGTGTCACCGATCGCCAGATCGATCTGGTCGGCGAAGGGGTCGACTGCGTCGTGCGCATCGGCGCGCTAGACGACTCGGGGCTGGTCGCGAAACGGATCGGCAGCCTGACCACCTGCACCTGCGCGGCCCCCGCGTATCTCGAACGATGCGGCGCCCCCGAAACGGTGGACGAGCTCGCGCAGCACGTCGCGATCAGCCACATCTCGGCCGACACCGGCCGGCCGCGTCCCTGGGATTACCTGGTCGACGGCGAAACGCGCATCGTGCAGATGTGCGGCACCGTCGCGGTCAATGACGCCGATACCTACATCGCGTGCGGCGTCGCCGGAATCGGCCTGATCAAGACCTCGCTGTACCTGGTCGAGCCGTATCTGAAATCGGGGCGCCTGCGCGAGGTGCTGACCGATTTCAACACGCCGCCGCGGCCGATCTCGATCCTGTATCCGCCCAACCGGCATACGCCCGTCAAGCTCAAGGTGTTCGTCGACTGGCTGGCGGGACTGTTCGCGCAGATTCCGACGCTGCAGGGCAGGCGCAGCTGAATCACGCAACCGAAGCACGCGGTGGACGCCGCCGGGCGCGCGCCGCGGCGGGCACCGCATCGATCGGGTTCACGTGAATCAATCGCGGCCCTGGCCGCCGCCATTACGCTGAACCGCGTCGGCCACGTCGTCGTCCATGAGCGCCGCGGCGGGCTGTGGCCGCATCTCGACGGCGGCGTCAGGGCGCTGCGTCGCATGACGGCATTTCTCGACGCGCACGGCGACGAAGGCGCTCGCCGACGCCGTCACCGTCGCGCAGGCGCTGCTTCCGCGCCCGATATCACGTCGCGCACCGCGTCGTAGGCGGCCACGCACGAGTCGCATCGGCGGGCCTCGCCAGCGCCAGCGTACGGTCCGCGGCCCATCTCGGCATCCGCACATGAACCCGCCTACGGTCCGTCCCCTTTGCATGGCACGCAATGCTCGATTGCGCGCCGGACCCATTCCGCTGTTATCGATCGATCAATAAGCTTGACATCAATGCGGCGGTCTCCGTTTCGCCGCGACGGCAATCGCAACGCCCGCCCGGTCTTCGGGCACCCGACATCTCAATCCAAGGAGTCGACCATGTCAGCAGAACCTACCCCGCTCCCGGCCCACGGGCACGCGGCCAAGCTCACGCAGGGCCTCATCCTGCTGTTCGCGTTCAGTTGCGGCGCGATCGTCGCCAACCTGTACTACGCGCAGCCGATAACCGAACTCATCGCGCCGAGTCTCCATATGTCGGGTGAATCGGCGAGCCTGATCGTGTCGCTCACCCAGATCGGCTACGCACTCGGCCTGTTCTTCATCGTGCCGCTCGGCGATCTGCTCGAGAACCGCAAGCTGATGATCGTCACGGCCCTCGTGTCGATCGCCAGCCTCGCGGCGGCAGCGGCCGCGCAGACGCCCGGCCTGTTCCTCGTGATTTCGCTGCTGGTCGGCTTCAGCTCGGTGGCCGTCCAGATCCTGGTGCCGCTCGCCGCGCACCTCGCGCCGGATCATTCGCGCGGCCGCGTGGTCGGCACGATCATGAGCGGGCTGCTGCTCGGCATCCTGCTCGCCCGTCCGCTGTCGAGCGTGGTCGCCGACGCGTTCGGCTGGCGCTTCGTGTTCGCCGCCGCGGCCGTGCTGATGACGCTCGTGACGACCGTGCTCGCGCTGACGATCCCGTCGCGCCGGCCCGATCATCGCGCGACTTACTTCGAACTGATCGGGTCGCTGCTGCATCTGGTCCGCACGATGCCGGTGCTGCGCCATCGCGCCTTTTACCAGGGCCTGATGTTCGCGTCGTTCAGCCTGTTCTGGACCGCCGTGCCGGTCGAGCTGACGCGTCACTACGGCCTGTCGCAATCGGCCATCGGCCTGTTCGCGCTGGTCGGCGCGATCGGCGCGACGTCGGCGCCGGTCGCGGGCCGCCTCGCGGACGCCGGCCATACCGTACGGGCGACGCTGATCGCGCTGGTTGCCGGCGCGCTGTCGTACGCCGTCGCGCTGATCCATGGCGCCGGCCTGTA
It encodes:
- a CDS encoding c-type cytochrome; the encoded protein is MKHKRLWFGAAGVALVGLAIAIGIMVQPSIAPIDPPARASFDPQLVRAGARVVALGDCVVCHTAKDGQPFAGGLPLVTPFGTIYATNITPDADTGIGRWSRDAFARALRSGIARDGHLLYPAFPYIHFTRMSDEDISAAYAYLMTRTPVHATAPANDLIFPLNFRPPLAFWNLLFLRKGAYQPDPSQSAQWNRGKALVDGLGHCASCHSPLNAIGGEQAGKAFDGGIVDGWEAPPLNTLASAPRPWTQAQLVTYLRTGRASEHGAAAGPMLPVTRDLATVPVEDVEAIAAYLLSIQKPGGRRPAASIVERSATSPAAQRGAVLFQASCAQCHGPAAPMQSIGERPTLAFSTAVNADTPRNAIQMMFNGIGWHGEDTLNYMPSYLDQYDDAQIADLAAYLRATYSDRPAWSDIDSLAAKLRKEDGAR
- a CDS encoding (2Fe-2S)-binding protein, with translation MITLTVNGVRHTLDIDPSTPLLYALRNDLHLHGAKFGCGLGQCGACTVIVDDKPMFSCLMPVAALGERRVRTIESLGSAEHPGKLQQAFIDHQAAQCGYCIAGMIMRAQALLERNPKPTERELRAHMEPNLCRCGTHMRILAAIRQVAGLPAPEQAAAPVMISKGI
- a CDS encoding xanthine dehydrogenase family protein molybdopterin-binding subunit, whose amino-acid sequence is MNAPDDIDEGRRHFMVSGALFVAFSLAPTARAAAEVVLADEGAAVHVSSATETLAGSLKTNPLLDAWIKIAPDGKVTVFTGKVELGTGVRTALLQVAAEELNMKPSLITFLTADTGASPDEGLTAGSHTMADSGTALLNAAAQVRGLLVDGAAKQFGVDPRTLTVADAVIKAPDGRTMRYGDAIRTVDLHRNATPTSPLKRPDTFAVIGTSLPRVDIPNKVTGGISYVQDMELPGMLHARVVMPPVYDAKLLSFDEAAILKMPGVVRIVRNGSLLAVVAQGEWQAVVAQRALAAGSRWSPGRALPDRKTVHQDLKRIATQRIEIANTHADVAPATKTLTATFLKNYLLHGSIGPSCAVAHLEHGTLTVWTHSQGVYPLRDALAEMLSMPKATVRCIHTEGSGCYGHNGADDAAAHAALIAAAMPGKPIRVQWMREQEHTWDHFTPAMVTELSASLDANGRIVDWHYALWSSSHNERIVNAGRLLPARMLEPPFVSAPSTPMLQPEGGGDRNAIPLYALPNMHIVNNFSPTMPLQTSAMRSLGAHTNIWSIESFMDELAHAAGIDPVEFRLRHMQDHRARQVIQLAATRFGWPRPPRERNRGVGFAFGKYKNLMAYVAIAIDISVVPETGQVTLEHAEVAVDAGQIVSPDGIRNQIEGGIVQAASWTLYEALQYDSQRIRSFDWSSYPILRFGAAPQSINVHLINRPGAPFLGAAEASMGPTAGALANAIFDATGQRMREMPFAGDGLRQRIDA
- a CDS encoding LysR family transcriptional regulator; amino-acid sequence: MDTLLSMRVFTRIVETGSFTRASDTTGLTTPRVSALLSTLEQHLGCRLLNRTTRRISLTEDGQAYYERCVGVLREIDDMEAAVSQARNVPRGRLRVNLPPAMAKQIMVPALPEFLAAHPGISVELGVTDRQIDLVGEGVDCVVRIGALDDSGLVAKRIGSLTTCTCAAPAYLERCGAPETVDELAQHVAISHISADTGRPRPWDYLVDGETRIVQMCGTVAVNDADTYIACGVAGIGLIKTSLYLVEPYLKSGRLREVLTDFNTPPRPISILYPPNRHTPVKLKVFVDWLAGLFAQIPTLQGRRS
- a CDS encoding MFS transporter, yielding MSAEPTPLPAHGHAAKLTQGLILLFAFSCGAIVANLYYAQPITELIAPSLHMSGESASLIVSLTQIGYALGLFFIVPLGDLLENRKLMIVTALVSIASLAAAAAAQTPGLFLVISLLVGFSSVAVQILVPLAAHLAPDHSRGRVVGTIMSGLLLGILLARPLSSVVADAFGWRFVFAAAAVLMTLVTTVLALTIPSRRPDHRATYFELIGSLLHLVRTMPVLRHRAFYQGLMFASFSLFWTAVPVELTRHYGLSQSAIGLFALVGAIGATSAPVAGRLADAGHTVRATLIALVAGALSYAVALIHGAGLYGLVVTGIVLDFAVQMNMVLGQREIYALHAASRNRLNALYMTSIFIGGAVGSALASPLYEHGGWPLVAAVAGAFPIVALAHYLAIGRPHAERHART